One part of the Palaemon carinicauda isolate YSFRI2023 chromosome 23, ASM3689809v2, whole genome shotgun sequence genome encodes these proteins:
- the LOC137617516 gene encoding uncharacterized protein → MFNQTFVEWAGQKAVKLDEWLAAEEATTFAELRGLVLLEDFKNNIPKDVRIHIEEFNIDNVNEAAKAADRFVLSHKHYGKKKTHREAGEEKVEVIKGRESPSSPSRGARQARDIVCYKCGKKGHVKSHCPEVTKSVKPVMLMDCRSVPPVSSSFEGEVSGSMPYGKEFEDFVFRGIVKVGSEATDGNIVALLRDTGSCQSCILETPLPKDFSRKGQDFVLLGGFPDTVTSWPVEEVYLESPLVTGRLKLAVVSALPVSGVDLLIGNDVMQGSGTACASEGRKGASVDNERVMLNVKPVVPVTRAQSREEVKGGEADVNLENCFQTKTQPKTKKDRQTLISAQKEDGELRSIYEEAEKLKEQDDLSEASYVLKNYVLYRLIRPVTASTDEEWKKDVVRHCKSCHQCQMVGKPNQKITKAPLIPFLAVEEPFTQIVIDIVGPLPKTKTGFQYMLTIMDGTTRFPEVIPVRCIKSGIVIKHLMDFFSRYGLPRKIQSDQGSNFTSREFQAKMNELGIKHNLASSYHPESQGILERFHSTLKNASTKYC, encoded by the exons atgtttaatcaaacattTGTAGAATGGGCAGGCCAGAAAGCAGTTAAACTTGACGAGTGGTTGGCTGCAGAGGAGGCAACTACATTTGCCGAGTTACGAGGACTGGTTTTGTTGgaggattttaaaaataacattcccaAAGACGTCCGCATCCATATTGAAgaatttaacattgataatgtGAATGAGGCAGCAAAGGCAGCAGACAGGTTTGTTTTGTCACACAAGCATTATGGTAAGAAGAAAACTCATAGGGAAGCAGGTGAGGAAAAGGTGGAAGTAATAAAGGGTAGAGAAAGTCCTTCATCGCCTTCGAGGGGTGCGAGGCAGGCCCGGGACATTgtttgttataagtgtggtaagaaAGGTCATGTTAAGTCACATTGTCCTGAAGTAACTAAGTCGGTTAAACCAGTTATGTTGATGGATTGTAGGTCAGTGCCGCCTGTGTCTTCTAGTTTTGAAGGTGAGGTGAGTGGGAGCATGCCTTACGGTAAGGAATTTGAAGACTTTGTCTTTAGAGGTATAGTGAAAGTTGGATCTGAGGCAACTGATGGTAATATCGTTGCATTGCTGCGGGATACTGGCTCGTGCCAGTCCTGCATTCTGGAAACCCCTCTCCCTAAAGATTTCTCACGGAAAGGTCAGGATTTTGTGTTGCTTGGGGGTTTCCCAGATACAGTAACATCTTGGCCTGTggaagaagtttatttggaatctcctTTGGTAACTGGTAGGTTGAAACTGGCTGTAGTTAGTGCATTGCCTGTGAGTGGTGTGGATTTGTTGATAGGCAATGATGTGATGCAAGGTAGTGGCACAGCCTGTGCATCAGAAGGTCGAAAGGGGGCTAGTGTGGATAATGAACGTGTTATGTTAAATGTTAAACCTGTTGTTCCTGTAACCCGAGCCCAATCTAGAGAGGAAGTCAAAGGAGGAGAAGCTGATGTAAATTTGGAAAACTGCTTCCAAACCAAAACTCAACCTAAGACAAAGAAAG ATAGGCAAACCCTAATTAGTGCTCAAAAAGAAGATGGCGAATTGAGGAGTATATATGAAGAAGCAGAGAAGCTAAAGGAACAGGATGATTTAAGTGAAGCAAGTTATGTATTAAAGAATTATGTGTTATATAGATTAATTCGTCCAGTGACCGCATCTACTGATGAAGAGTGGAAG aaagacgtAGTCAGACATTGTAAGTCATGTCACCAGTGCCAAATGGTTGGAAAACCCAACCAGAAAATTACTAAAGCGCCTTTAATTCCTTTCCTAGCTGTTGAAGAACCATTCACTCAAATTGTTATTGACattgtgggtcctttacccaaaaccAAAACAGGTTTTCAGTACATGTTAACAATAATGGACGGAACCACTAGATTTCCCGAGGTAATACCTGTTAGATGCATTAAGAGTGGTATCGTTATTAAGCATCTCATGGACTTTTTTTCTCGTTATGGTTTGCCTCGGAAGATACAGTCGGATCAAGGTTCTAATTTCACTAGTAGGGAGTTCCAGGCTAAAATGAATGAACTTGGCATTAAACACAACTTGGCATCCTCATATCATCCCGAAAGTCAgggaatacttgaaagatttcacTCCACTCTGAAGAATGCTTCGACGAAGTATTGTTAA